One Falsihalocynthiibacter arcticus DNA segment encodes these proteins:
- a CDS encoding NADH-quinone oxidoreductase subunit J yields MGIVDFAFYVFAITTVAAGLFVVVSRNPVHSVLWLILAFLSTAGLFVILGAEFVAMLLVIVYVGAVAVLFLFVVMMLDVDFAELRGGMAKFVPFALLIGVVLLMELGLAIGVWNAADTAEAARAAVTPNPSDVQNTAALGQLIYDDYIYLFQASGLILLVAMIGAIVLTMRHRPDVKRQNVLEQMHRDPAKAMKVVDVKPGQGLL; encoded by the coding sequence ATGGGCATTGTTGATTTCGCCTTTTATGTCTTTGCCATAACAACTGTTGCGGCGGGGCTGTTTGTGGTTGTGTCGCGCAACCCTGTGCACTCGGTGCTTTGGCTGATCCTTGCGTTCCTGTCGACGGCAGGACTTTTTGTGATCCTCGGTGCGGAATTCGTGGCGATGCTTCTGGTGATCGTTTACGTTGGCGCGGTGGCCGTGCTGTTCCTGTTTGTGGTGATGATGCTTGATGTGGACTTTGCTGAGTTGCGGGGGGGGATGGCCAAGTTTGTGCCGTTTGCTTTGCTGATTGGCGTTGTTTTGTTGATGGAACTCGGACTTGCGATTGGCGTTTGGAATGCAGCGGACACCGCTGAAGCCGCGCGCGCTGCCGTGACGCCCAACCCAAGTGACGTGCAAAATACGGCCGCATTGGGGCAACTTATCTATGACGATTACATCTACCTGTTTCAGGCCTCGGGTCTGATTTTGCTGGTGGCGATGATTGGCGCGATTGTGCTGACGATGCGTCATCGTCCGGATGTGAAACGCCAAAACGTGTTGGAACAGATGCATCGTGATCCGGCGAAGGCAATGAAAGTTGTCGACGTGAAACCGGGGCAGGGTTTGCTGTGA
- the nuoI gene encoding NADH-quinone oxidoreductase subunit NuoI has product MAMDYTRAVKYFFLADFAKGMALGLKYFFAPKATLNYPHEKGPLSPRFRGEHVLRRYPNGEERCIACKLCEAVCPAQAITIDAEPREDGSRRTTRYDIDMTKCIYCGFCQEACPVDAVVEGPNFEFSTETREELFYDKEKLLANGDRWEAEIARNLEIDAPYR; this is encoded by the coding sequence ATGGCTATGGATTATACCCGCGCGGTCAAATATTTCTTCTTGGCGGATTTCGCCAAGGGGATGGCCCTTGGCCTGAAATACTTTTTCGCGCCCAAAGCGACGTTGAACTACCCGCACGAGAAGGGCCCCTTGAGCCCGCGTTTCCGTGGCGAGCATGTTTTGCGCCGCTATCCCAATGGCGAAGAGCGCTGCATCGCGTGTAAATTATGCGAGGCGGTCTGTCCCGCGCAAGCGATCACCATCGACGCCGAACCACGCGAGGACGGCAGCCGCCGCACCACGCGCTATGACATCGATATGACCAAATGCATCTATTGCGGCTTCTGCCAAGAGGCGTGCCCCGTGGATGCGGTTGTTGAAGGGCCGAATTTTGAATTCTCGACCGAAACCCGCGAAGAGCTGTTTTACGACAAAGAAAAACTGCTCGCGAATGGGGACCGTTGGGAAGCAGAAATTGCTCGCAACCTCGAAATTGACGCGCCTTACCGGTAG
- the nuoH gene encoding NADH-quinone oxidoreductase subunit NuoH, with product MAEFLSTPWGTFLLIIAQCLGVLAFVMISLLFLVYGDRKIWAAVQMRRGPNVVGAFGLLQSVADALKYVVKEVVVPAGADKTVFFLAPLTSFVLAMVAWAVIPFNDGWVLSNINVAVLFVFAVSSLEVYGVIMGGWASNSKYPFLGSLRSAAQMISYEVSLGLIIMSIIISTGSLNFSDIVNAQSGDLGLFNWYWLPHFPMVFLFFISALAETNRPPFDLPEAESELVAGYQVEYSATPFLLFMAGEYIAIFLMCALITLLFFGGWLSPIPGIPDGVLWMVGKMAFFFFLFAMVKAITPRYRYDQLMRIGWKVFLPMSLAWVVIVAFLAQFGAFGGAYARWAVGG from the coding sequence ATGGCTGAATTTCTATCAACCCCTTGGGGGACTTTCCTCCTCATCATAGCACAATGCCTTGGCGTATTGGCTTTCGTGATGATTTCCTTGCTGTTTTTGGTCTATGGCGACCGGAAAATTTGGGCGGCGGTGCAGATGCGTCGCGGTCCCAATGTTGTGGGGGCGTTTGGCCTTTTGCAATCGGTGGCCGATGCGTTGAAATACGTGGTCAAAGAGGTTGTTGTGCCTGCGGGTGCTGATAAAACGGTCTTCTTCCTCGCGCCCCTAACCAGCTTTGTTTTGGCGATGGTGGCTTGGGCGGTGATCCCGTTCAACGACGGTTGGGTGCTTTCTAATATCAACGTCGCGGTGTTGTTTGTGTTCGCGGTCTCCTCGCTTGAGGTTTACGGCGTGATCATGGGTGGCTGGGCGTCGAACTCCAAATACCCGTTCTTGGGCAGTTTGCGGTCTGCGGCCCAGATGATTTCCTATGAGGTCTCGCTTGGCCTGATCATCATGTCCATCATCATCTCGACCGGTAGCTTGAACTTTAGCGATATCGTGAATGCGCAATCCGGCGATCTTGGGTTGTTCAACTGGTATTGGTTGCCACACTTCCCGATGGTCTTTTTGTTCTTCATCAGTGCCTTGGCGGAAACCAACCGCCCACCGTTCGACCTTCCGGAAGCGGAATCCGAACTGGTTGCTGGCTATCAAGTGGAATATTCCGCGACACCGTTCCTTTTGTTTATGGCGGGTGAATACATCGCGATCTTCTTGATGTGCGCGCTGATTACTCTGTTGTTCTTTGGCGGCTGGTTGTCCCCGATCCCTGGTATCCCTGATGGCGTGCTTTGGATGGTTGGCAAAATGGCGTTCTTCTTCTTCCTCTTCGCGATGGTGAAGGCGATCACGCCACGTTACCGCTATGACCAATTGATGCGCATTGGCTGGAAAGTGTTCCTTCCCATGTCGCTCGCTTGGGTCGTAATCGTTGCCTTCTTGGCACAATTTGGAGCCTTTGGCGGCGCGTATGCCCGCTGGGCAGTAGGGGGCTAA
- the nuoG gene encoding NADH-quinone oxidoreductase subunit NuoG has protein sequence MTDLRKIIIDETEVEVDPAMTLIQACEQAGVEIPRFCYHERLTIAGNCRMCLVEVVGGPPKPTASCAMQVKDLRPGPEGQPPVVRTNSPMVKKAREGVMEFMLINHPLDCPICDQGGECDLQDQAMAYGISQNRYNEPKRASDDLDLGPLVATTMTRCISCTRCVRFTSEVAGISQMGQTGRGEDAEITSYLNETLDSNLQGNIIDLCPVGALTSKPYAFTARPWELTKTETIDVMDALGSNIRVDTKGREVMRILPRNHDGVNEEWISDKTRFVWDGLRRQRLDTPYIRENGKLRKASWGEALAAAAAGLKGKKVAGIVGDLAPVEAVYALKSIVDGLGGNMECRTDNAKLPEGNRAGYVGTATIEDLDTAEAIMLIGTNPRVESPVLNARIRKAWTAGAKVGVIGEAVDLTYEYFHLGTSRADLVKLNEGDHADALSRKSIVVIGQGALQEADGEAVLSQAMKFAEATESKFMVLHTAAARVGAMDVGAVTDGGLTAALDGAEAVYNLGADEVEIAKGAFVIYQGSHGDRGAHRADVILPSAAYTEEGGLFVNTEGRPQLAHRAGFAPGEAKENWAILRALSAELGATLPYDSLAALRTALIADVPHLGDIDVVAENAWKRVPLRKPAKADLRNAVKDFYLTNPIARASQLMAELSANAKARNATAVAAE, from the coding sequence ATGACAGACCTACGCAAAATCATCATCGACGAAACAGAAGTTGAAGTCGATCCCGCGATGACGCTCATTCAGGCGTGCGAACAAGCTGGCGTGGAAATTCCGCGTTTTTGCTATCACGAGCGCCTGACGATTGCGGGCAACTGTCGCATGTGTCTGGTGGAAGTTGTGGGCGGTCCGCCCAAACCAACGGCCTCTTGTGCGATGCAGGTTAAAGATTTGCGCCCCGGTCCAGAAGGCCAACCGCCCGTTGTGCGCACCAACTCGCCGATGGTCAAAAAGGCCCGCGAAGGTGTGATGGAATTCATGCTGATCAACCACCCGCTGGATTGCCCGATTTGCGACCAAGGCGGTGAGTGCGATTTGCAAGACCAAGCGATGGCCTATGGCATTTCGCAAAACCGCTATAACGAACCAAAACGCGCCTCGGATGACTTGGACTTGGGGCCGCTTGTGGCGACCACAATGACCCGTTGTATTTCCTGCACGCGCTGTGTGCGCTTCACATCCGAAGTCGCGGGTATCTCGCAGATGGGCCAAACGGGCCGTGGCGAAGATGCTGAAATCACAAGCTATTTGAACGAAACCCTCGACAGCAACCTGCAAGGCAACATCATTGATTTGTGCCCTGTTGGCGCGCTGACCTCCAAGCCCTATGCCTTTACCGCGCGGCCTTGGGAGTTGACCAAAACCGAGACCATCGACGTGATGGACGCGCTTGGTAGCAACATCCGCGTGGACACAAAAGGCCGCGAAGTGATGCGCATTTTGCCACGCAACCATGATGGCGTGAATGAAGAGTGGATTTCCGACAAAACCCGTTTTGTGTGGGATGGTTTGCGTCGTCAACGCCTTGATACGCCCTATATTCGTGAAAACGGCAAGTTGCGTAAAGCCAGTTGGGGCGAGGCCCTTGCGGCCGCCGCGGCTGGTCTTAAAGGCAAAAAAGTTGCCGGTATCGTGGGTGATCTTGCGCCTGTGGAAGCGGTTTACGCGCTTAAGAGTATCGTCGACGGCCTTGGTGGCAACATGGAATGCCGCACGGATAACGCGAAATTGCCAGAGGGTAATCGCGCGGGTTATGTGGGAACGGCGACGATCGAGGACTTGGATACAGCCGAGGCGATCATGTTGATCGGCACCAACCCTCGTGTTGAGTCGCCAGTTTTGAACGCACGTATTCGCAAGGCTTGGACCGCAGGGGCCAAAGTCGGCGTCATTGGCGAAGCGGTTGATCTGACGTATGAATACTTCCACCTCGGCACCAGCCGTGCGGATTTGGTCAAACTCAACGAAGGCGATCATGCCGACGCTTTGAGCCGCAAATCGATTGTGGTTATCGGCCAAGGCGCGTTGCAGGAAGCGGATGGCGAAGCGGTTCTTTCCCAAGCGATGAAATTTGCCGAAGCCACCGAAAGCAAGTTCATGGTACTTCACACCGCTGCCGCGCGTGTAGGTGCGATGGACGTGGGGGCCGTGACGGACGGCGGCCTGACGGCGGCGCTTGATGGGGCGGAAGCTGTTTATAATTTGGGCGCCGACGAAGTTGAAATCGCAAAAGGGGCCTTTGTTATCTACCAAGGTTCGCACGGCGATCGCGGCGCACACCGCGCCGATGTGATCCTGCCAAGTGCGGCCTATACGGAAGAGGGCGGCCTGTTTGTGAACACCGAGGGACGTCCACAATTGGCCCATCGCGCCGGATTTGCACCGGGGGAAGCCAAAGAAAACTGGGCGATCTTGCGGGCTTTGTCGGCGGAATTGGGCGCAACATTGCCCTATGATAGCCTTGCAGCGTTGCGGACCGCTTTGATTGCGGACGTGCCGCATCTTGGGGATATCGACGTGGTTGCGGAAAATGCGTGGAAACGCGTGCCGCTGCGCAAACCTGCGAAGGCGGATCTGCGCAATGCGGTGAAGGATTTCTACCTGACCAATCCGATTGCCCGCGCCAGCCAGTTGATGGCCGAACTTTCGGCAAATGCAAAAGCCCGCAATGCAACCGCGGTGGCTGCGGAATAA
- the nuoF gene encoding NADH-quinone oxidoreductase subunit NuoF, which produces MLKDQDRIFTNLYGMHDRSLAGAKARGHWDGTAGIIKKGRDWVVTEAKASGLRGRGGAGFPTGLKWSFMPKESDGRPSYLVINADESEPGTCKDREIMRHDPHTLIEGALLASFAMGAHACYIYIRGEFIREREALQSAIDECYDAGLLGKNAAKSGWDFDLYLHHGAGAYICGEETALLESLEGKKGMPRMKPPFPAGAGLYGCPTTVNNVESIAVIPTILRRGADWFSSMGRPNNSGTKLFGISGHVNNPCVVEEEMSIPLRELLEKHCGGVRGGWDNLKAVIPGGSSVPLLPKDVAGEALMDFDWLREQRSGLGTAAVIVMDQDTDVIKAIWRLSKFYKHESCGQCTPCREGTGWMMRVMDRLVKGTAEIEEIDMLLDVTKQVEGHTICALGDAAAWPIQGLVRHFRDEIEDRIKHKRTGRVSAVAAE; this is translated from the coding sequence ATGCTCAAGGATCAAGATCGGATCTTTACCAACCTATACGGCATGCACGATCGCAGCCTTGCGGGCGCGAAAGCGCGCGGCCATTGGGATGGCACGGCGGGTATCATCAAAAAGGGCCGCGATTGGGTTGTGACTGAAGCCAAAGCCTCTGGCCTTCGGGGGCGTGGTGGCGCGGGCTTCCCGACGGGTCTTAAGTGGTCATTCATGCCTAAAGAGAGCGATGGTCGCCCTAGCTATCTGGTGATCAACGCCGATGAATCCGAGCCCGGAACCTGTAAGGACCGCGAGATCATGCGCCATGATCCGCACACATTGATCGAAGGAGCGCTGCTCGCCTCCTTCGCAATGGGGGCCCACGCGTGCTACATCTATATCCGCGGCGAATTTATCCGTGAGCGTGAAGCACTGCAAAGCGCGATTGATGAATGTTATGACGCGGGCCTGCTAGGCAAAAATGCGGCGAAATCCGGTTGGGATTTTGACCTGTATTTGCACCACGGGGCAGGGGCGTATATTTGCGGCGAAGAAACTGCATTGCTCGAAAGTCTTGAGGGCAAAAAAGGCATGCCACGGATGAAGCCACCGTTCCCAGCGGGCGCGGGTCTTTATGGGTGCCCAACAACGGTGAACAACGTGGAGTCGATTGCGGTTATCCCGACGATCCTACGTCGCGGTGCGGATTGGTTTAGCTCAATGGGTCGCCCGAATAATTCGGGGACGAAATTGTTTGGCATTTCGGGCCACGTGAATAACCCCTGTGTGGTTGAGGAAGAAATGTCTATCCCGCTGCGCGAATTGCTCGAAAAACATTGCGGCGGTGTGCGCGGTGGTTGGGACAATCTTAAGGCGGTTATTCCGGGCGGTTCTTCGGTTCCACTGTTGCCAAAAGATGTTGCCGGTGAAGCCTTGATGGATTTTGACTGGCTGCGTGAGCAACGGTCTGGTTTGGGAACGGCGGCCGTCATCGTGATGGACCAAGATACCGACGTGATCAAAGCGATCTGGCGGTTGAGCAAATTCTACAAACACGAGAGTTGTGGCCAATGTACGCCTTGTCGTGAAGGCACGGGCTGGATGATGCGTGTGATGGATCGTTTGGTTAAAGGCACCGCTGAAATTGAAGAAATCGATATGTTGCTTGATGTGACAAAACAAGTTGAGGGCCACACGATTTGTGCGCTCGGCGATGCGGCCGCTTGGCCCATTCAAGGCTTGGTGCGCCACTTCCGCGACGAGATCGAAGACCGCATTAAGCATAAAAGAACCGGTCGCGTCAGCGCCGTGGCGGCGGAGTAA
- a CDS encoding DUF5337 domain-containing protein, producing MVKKAPNSEGSSQAKSRLLALVIAGSGIFWVVGQALGTKLGWTQSTRLLIDLFAMAGFFWGLVVGLQIWRARQG from the coding sequence ATGGTAAAAAAGGCCCCAAATTCAGAGGGTTCCTCTCAGGCAAAATCGCGTCTCTTGGCGCTGGTGATTGCGGGTTCGGGAATTTTCTGGGTTGTGGGGCAAGCGTTGGGAACAAAACTCGGCTGGACGCAAAGCACGCGTTTGCTGATTGATCTCTTCGCGATGGCGGGCTTCTTTTGGGGGCTGGTTGTTGGACTACAAATTTGGCGCGCGCGCCAGGGTTAA
- the nuoE gene encoding NADH-quinone oxidoreductase subunit NuoE: MLRRLHKIQPESFAFTPENQIWAEAQMTKFPEGRQASAIIPILWRAQEQEGWITRPAIEYVSDMLGLAYIRGLEVASFYFMFQLQPVGSLAHIQICGTTSCMICGAEDLVAVCKELISEKPHALSEDGKFSWEEVECLGACANAPMAQIGKDYYEDLTADKFRALMADFAAGKIPVPGPQNGRYAAEPLSGLTSLTEYDSGKTQYNASAQLAVDHGDTIKRIDGTEVPLLTPWLGKSTTAKKPAAKKAEAPKVAPAPKKAEAESTVVAEKKPRTMTAPRKAGADDLKLLSGVGPKLETTLNELGFFHFDQIAKWGAEEVSWVDARLKFKGRIERDGWIEQAKTLAAAADKK; the protein is encoded by the coding sequence ATGCTTCGCCGTCTACATAAAATCCAACCCGAGAGCTTTGCCTTTACCCCTGAAAATCAGATTTGGGCCGAAGCACAGATGACCAAATTCCCCGAGGGCCGTCAGGCGTCGGCGATCATTCCAATCTTGTGGCGTGCCCAAGAGCAAGAAGGCTGGATCACCCGTCCGGCGATTGAATATGTCTCGGATATGCTTGGCCTTGCGTATATTCGCGGCCTCGAAGTGGCGTCGTTTTACTTTATGTTCCAGCTCCAGCCTGTTGGCTCTTTGGCGCATATCCAGATTTGTGGCACCACGTCTTGCATGATTTGCGGCGCCGAAGATTTGGTTGCTGTTTGCAAGGAACTTATCAGTGAGAAACCGCATGCGCTCTCAGAAGATGGCAAGTTTTCATGGGAAGAAGTTGAGTGCCTTGGTGCCTGCGCGAATGCGCCGATGGCCCAAATCGGCAAGGATTATTACGAGGACCTGACGGCGGATAAATTCCGCGCGTTGATGGCGGACTTTGCGGCGGGTAAAATCCCTGTTCCCGGTCCACAGAATGGCCGTTATGCGGCCGAGCCTTTGTCCGGTTTGACCTCGTTGACGGAATATGACAGCGGCAAAACACAGTATAACGCCAGCGCGCAGCTTGCTGTGGATCATGGCGATACCATTAAGCGGATCGACGGAACCGAAGTGCCGTTGCTCACACCTTGGTTGGGTAAATCCACGACGGCGAAGAAGCCTGCCGCCAAGAAAGCAGAGGCGCCCAAAGTGGCACCTGCGCCAAAGAAGGCCGAAGCTGAATCCACTGTTGTCGCTGAGAAAAAACCGCGCACCATGACCGCGCCGCGCAAAGCAGGTGCGGATGATTTGAAACTGCTCAGTGGTGTGGGACCGAAGCTGGAAACCACGCTCAATGAGCTGGGGTTTTTCCACTTTGACCAAATCGCAAAATGGGGCGCAGAAGAAGTGTCATGGGTTGATGCGCGTCTGAAATTTAAAGGGCGTATCGAACGGGATGGCTGGATAGAGCAGGCGAAAACTTTGGCTGCAGCCGCGGACAAGAAATAG
- a CDS encoding NADH-quinone oxidoreductase subunit D, which translates to MDGNFEDALTGEQKIRNFNINFGPQHPAAHGVLRLVLELDGEIVERCDPHIGLLHRGTEKLMESRTYLQNLPYFDRLDYVAPMNQEHAWCLAIEKLTGTVVPRRASLIRVLYSEIGRILSHLLNTTTQAMDVGALTPPLWGFEEREKLMVFYERACGARLHAAYFRPGGVHVDLPPDLIEDIDAWTHTFPQVLADIDGLLTENRVFKQRNVDIGVISQQDALDWGFSGVMVRGSGMAWDLRRSQPYECYDEFEFDIPVGKNGDCYDRYLCRMQEMRESIKIIRQACEKLRNEPGDVLARGKITPPKRGDMKTSMEALIHHFKLYTEGFHVPAGEIYACVEAPKGEFGVFLVADGSNKPYRAKIRAPGFLHLQAMDYVATGHQLADVAAIIGTMDVVFGEIDR; encoded by the coding sequence ATGGACGGAAATTTCGAAGACGCGCTTACGGGCGAACAGAAAATCCGCAACTTCAACATCAACTTTGGGCCCCAGCACCCTGCGGCTCACGGCGTGTTGCGTCTTGTTCTGGAGCTTGACGGCGAGATTGTTGAGCGCTGTGATCCCCATATTGGCTTGCTGCATCGTGGCACCGAAAAGCTGATGGAAAGCCGCACCTATCTGCAAAATCTGCCGTATTTCGACCGGTTGGATTATGTGGCGCCGATGAACCAAGAACACGCATGGTGTTTGGCGATTGAGAAGCTGACGGGCACGGTTGTGCCGCGTCGCGCCAGCCTGATCCGTGTGCTCTATTCCGAAATTGGCCGTATCCTTAGCCACCTGTTGAACACCACAACACAGGCGATGGACGTTGGCGCCCTTACGCCGCCACTTTGGGGGTTTGAAGAGCGCGAAAAGCTGATGGTTTTTTACGAACGGGCCTGTGGCGCACGCCTGCACGCGGCCTATTTCCGCCCCGGTGGCGTACACGTGGATTTGCCCCCTGACCTCATTGAAGACATCGATGCATGGACGCATACTTTCCCGCAAGTCCTTGCGGATATTGATGGATTGCTGACGGAAAACCGTGTGTTTAAACAGCGCAACGTTGATATCGGTGTTATCTCCCAGCAGGACGCCCTTGATTGGGGCTTCTCTGGGGTGATGGTACGCGGGTCTGGCATGGCGTGGGATTTGCGCCGCAGCCAACCCTATGAATGTTACGACGAGTTTGAGTTTGACATTCCGGTCGGCAAAAACGGCGATTGCTATGATCGGTATTTGTGCCGGATGCAGGAAATGCGCGAAAGCATTAAAATCATTCGCCAAGCTTGTGAAAAGCTGCGTAATGAGCCGGGTGATGTGCTCGCACGTGGCAAAATCACGCCACCAAAACGCGGCGATATGAAGACCTCGATGGAGGCGCTCATTCACCACTTTAAACTTTATACCGAAGGGTTCCACGTTCCTGCGGGCGAAATCTATGCCTGTGTTGAAGCGCCAAAAGGCGAATTCGGCGTGTTCCTTGTGGCCGATGGCAGCAACAAACCCTATCGCGCCAAAATCCGCGCACCGGGCTTTTTGCACCTGCAAGCTATGGACTATGTGGCCACGGGCCATCAACTGGCCGATGTGGCCGCAATTATCGGCACGATGGACGTCGTGTTCGGGGAGATCGACCGCTAA
- a CDS encoding sulfotransferase encodes MAQEATLLYGVGATKSGTTWLHDYLVSHPQAVTPPRKELHYFDSLSGEVAFSLEGMQATIGSEIQSLQDRLSKAPADKKRPILRRIGRLEDLRAIYVQGGSEGLETYRRYFASEIARTGAKVATDITPSYGMLSDTWFARLVTAMPVTRFVYVMRDPVDRLWSNIRMNSNKKAKEGESVAELCMNTVDRLLVKGRHGTLERSNYAATLDKLERHVPESNRLVMFFENMFSQNMMDAFCKFLGISEHPAKVGRPSYVGIALRLDDARRRGLAELLAPQYAAVEARFGALPDRWQQNMTKV; translated from the coding sequence ATGGCGCAAGAGGCGACACTTTTGTACGGGGTAGGAGCGACCAAGTCTGGCACGACTTGGCTGCACGACTATCTTGTGTCGCATCCGCAAGCCGTGACGCCACCACGCAAAGAACTGCATTATTTCGACAGCCTGTCGGGGGAAGTTGCGTTTTCCCTCGAAGGGATGCAGGCAACCATCGGTTCTGAAATCCAATCGTTGCAAGATCGCTTGTCCAAAGCCCCCGCCGATAAAAAACGCCCCATTTTGCGCCGCATTGGCCGCTTGGAAGATTTGCGCGCGATATATGTGCAGGGCGGCTCCGAGGGGCTTGAGACCTACCGCCGGTATTTCGCGTCTGAAATTGCTCGCACGGGGGCCAAGGTTGCCACCGATATCACGCCTTCCTATGGCATGTTGTCGGATACGTGGTTTGCGCGCCTTGTCACGGCCATGCCGGTCACGCGGTTCGTTTACGTTATGCGGGATCCCGTGGATCGTTTGTGGTCCAACATTCGGATGAATTCCAATAAAAAAGCCAAGGAAGGCGAGTCCGTTGCCGAGCTTTGCATGAATACGGTTGATCGCCTGCTTGTGAAGGGTCGCCATGGCACGCTTGAGCGGAGCAACTATGCGGCGACCCTTGATAAGCTGGAGCGGCATGTGCCCGAAAGCAATCGCTTGGTGATGTTTTTTGAGAATATGTTCTCGCAAAACATGATGGATGCTTTCTGTAAGTTTTTGGGTATTTCGGAACATCCTGCGAAGGTCGGTCGCCCGTCCTATGTTGGCATTGCTTTAAGACTTGATGACGCACGACGCCGAGGGCTCGCTGAGCTGCTCGCGCCACAATACGCTGCCGTAGAAGCGCGTTTCGGGGCTCTTCCCGACCGCTGGCAGCAGAATATGACGAAGGTGTAA
- a CDS encoding NADH-quinone oxidoreductase subunit C, protein MSEALNELGALLELNRPDCVISYAVEHGELTVNVAPAALVGLVEYLKSDRNCRFSTLVDITAVDYPSREKRFDMVYHFLSMYQNHRIRLRVMVREDEMVPSIVPVYPAANWFEREVYDMFGILFAGHPDLRRILTDYGFRGFPLRKDFPTTGYTEVRYDEVEKRVVYEPVSLVQEYRQFDFMSPWEGAEYILPGDEKSPEAKG, encoded by the coding sequence ATGTCTGAAGCTCTGAATGAACTTGGTGCGCTCCTTGAGTTAAACCGTCCCGATTGCGTGATTTCCTATGCGGTTGAGCACGGCGAATTGACGGTAAACGTTGCCCCTGCGGCGCTTGTGGGTCTGGTGGAATACCTTAAATCAGATCGCAATTGCCGTTTTTCGACCTTGGTTGATATCACGGCCGTTGATTACCCAAGTCGCGAAAAGCGGTTTGATATGGTGTATCATTTCCTCTCGATGTACCAAAACCACCGCATCCGTTTGCGTGTAATGGTGCGCGAGGACGAGATGGTGCCGTCGATCGTTCCTGTCTATCCTGCGGCGAATTGGTTTGAACGCGAAGTCTATGACATGTTCGGCATTCTGTTTGCGGGGCACCCCGATTTGCGCCGTATTTTGACGGACTACGGGTTTCGCGGCTTTCCGCTGCGCAAGGATTTCCCGACAACGGGCTATACCGAAGTGCGGTACGACGAAGTTGAAAAACGCGTTGTCTATGAGCCGGTAAGCCTCGTGCAGGAATACCGTCAATTTGACTTCATGTCGCCATGGGAGGGTGCGGAATACATCCTGCCGGGGGATGAAAAATCACCTGAGGCTAAAGGCTAA
- a CDS encoding NuoB/complex I 20 kDa subunit family protein gives MGLSTAQNTAGVDKDVAAAALNAELQDKGFLLTSSEDIINWARTGSLHWMTFGLACCAVEMMHTAMPRYDVERYGFAPRASPRQSDVMIVAGTLTNKMAPALRKVYDQMPEPRYVISMGSCANGGGYYHYSYSVVRGCDRIVPVDIYVPGCPPSAEALLYGILQLQRKIRRTGTIVR, from the coding sequence ATGGGCCTAAGTACAGCACAAAACACGGCGGGCGTTGATAAAGACGTGGCGGCCGCAGCTCTGAATGCGGAGCTTCAAGATAAAGGCTTTTTGCTCACGTCGTCCGAGGATATTATCAATTGGGCCCGCACAGGCTCGCTGCACTGGATGACCTTCGGGTTGGCCTGTTGTGCGGTTGAGATGATGCACACCGCGATGCCGCGTTATGATGTTGAGCGCTATGGTTTTGCGCCGCGCGCCAGCCCGCGCCAGTCGGACGTGATGATTGTGGCGGGGACGCTGACCAATAAAATGGCCCCTGCATTGCGCAAAGTTTACGACCAGATGCCCGAACCCCGCTATGTGATCTCGATGGGATCCTGTGCGAATGGCGGCGGCTATTATCACTATTCCTATTCGGTTGTGCGCGGATGTGACCGCATCGTACCGGTTGATATCTATGTTCCGGGATGCCCACCGTCCGCCGAGGCGTTGCTCTATGGTATCCTGCAATTGCAACGCAAAATCCGCCGTACTGGCACGATCGTAAGGTAG
- a CDS encoding NADH-quinone oxidoreductase subunit A, whose product MEELLSEYLPILVFLAIAVALGIVLILAAVILAVRNPDPEKVSAYECGFNAFDDARMKFDVRFYLVAILFIIFDLEIAFLFPWAVAFKDVGMVGFWSMMVFLGVLTIGFAYEWKKGALEWA is encoded by the coding sequence GTGGAAGAGCTACTTTCAGAATACCTCCCCATCCTTGTTTTCTTGGCGATTGCCGTTGCGTTGGGGATCGTTTTGATTCTCGCGGCGGTGATCCTTGCGGTAAGGAATCCCGACCCTGAAAAAGTGAGTGCGTATGAATGTGGCTTTAATGCCTTTGACGACGCGCGGATGAAATTTGATGTGCGGTTCTATCTTGTCGCCATTTTGTTCATCATTTTCGACCTTGAGATTGCGTTTCTGTTCCCTTGGGCGGTGGCGTTTAAGGATGTCGGGATGGTTGGGTTTTGGTCGATGATGGTGTTCCTTGGGGTTCTGACCATCGGCTTTGCCTATGAATGGAAGAAGGGGGCGCTGGAATGGGCCTAA